Proteins encoded together in one Variovorax paradoxus EPS window:
- a CDS encoding efflux transporter outer membrane subunit, with the protein MRLLVIAAAALLAAGCAVGPDYKAPETPLPVSWKLEAPWRQATPNDVADKGAWWKRFNDAQLDALQDKALAGSPTLVIANARLAQARANLDASSASRFPQLGLGARASRLKISANRPLTNYATTNASTVQNDFALSLNASYELDLAGRVQRTVEGATASAEQSAADLANTRLVLTADVANNYFNLRSTDIELDVLARSIGLQRRALELVTARHDLGAVSGLDVAQQQALLETTLTQVDVLKKQRAQYEHALATLTGTPAPSFALPVDLREIRPPAVPLGVPSEILQRRPDVASAERSMAAANAQIGVATAAFYPSFIISPTVGVDSRLIESLFNGPSLLWSVGVSATQVLFDGGRVRANVDFAKAGYDATVGNYRRTVLVAMQEVEDGITGLSALDSATTQAQAAVAAARRVLDMATSRYEGGASTYLDVITAQQSLLTVERQAAQLQGQRLLTSVFLVKALGGDWDAPA; encoded by the coding sequence GTGAGACTGCTGGTCATTGCCGCCGCGGCGCTGCTGGCCGCGGGCTGCGCGGTCGGCCCCGACTACAAGGCACCCGAGACACCGCTGCCCGTCAGCTGGAAGCTCGAAGCGCCTTGGCGCCAGGCCACGCCTAACGACGTGGCCGATAAGGGCGCATGGTGGAAGCGCTTCAACGATGCGCAGCTCGATGCGCTGCAGGACAAGGCCCTCGCCGGCAGCCCGACGCTGGTCATCGCCAACGCGCGGCTCGCCCAGGCGCGCGCCAATCTCGATGCAAGCTCGGCCAGCCGGTTTCCGCAGCTGGGCCTCGGCGCCCGCGCCTCGCGCCTGAAGATTTCCGCCAACCGTCCGCTCACGAACTACGCAACCACCAACGCATCGACGGTGCAGAACGACTTTGCGCTGTCGCTCAACGCCAGCTACGAGCTCGACCTCGCGGGCCGCGTGCAGCGCACCGTCGAAGGCGCGACGGCATCGGCCGAGCAATCGGCCGCAGACCTCGCGAACACGCGCCTCGTGCTCACCGCCGACGTGGCGAACAACTACTTCAACCTGCGCTCGACCGACATCGAACTCGATGTGCTCGCGCGCTCCATCGGCCTGCAGCGCCGCGCGCTCGAACTGGTCACCGCGCGGCACGACCTGGGCGCCGTGTCGGGCCTCGACGTCGCGCAGCAGCAGGCGCTGCTCGAGACCACGCTGACGCAGGTCGATGTGCTGAAGAAGCAGCGCGCGCAGTACGAGCACGCGCTCGCCACCCTCACCGGCACGCCCGCGCCCAGCTTCGCGCTGCCGGTGGACCTGCGCGAGATCCGCCCGCCCGCGGTGCCGCTGGGCGTGCCGTCCGAAATCCTCCAGCGCCGGCCCGACGTGGCTTCGGCCGAGCGGTCGATGGCCGCGGCCAATGCGCAGATCGGCGTGGCAACCGCGGCCTTCTACCCGAGCTTCATCATCTCGCCGACCGTGGGCGTGGACAGCCGGTTGATCGAGTCGCTGTTCAACGGGCCGAGCCTGTTGTGGTCGGTGGGCGTGTCGGCCACGCAGGTGCTGTTCGACGGCGGGCGCGTGCGCGCGAACGTCGATTTCGCCAAGGCCGGCTATGACGCCACCGTGGGCAACTACCGCCGCACGGTGCTCGTCGCGATGCAGGAAGTGGAAGACGGCATCACCGGCCTTTCCGCGCTCGACAGCGCCACCACGCAGGCGCAGGCCGCCGTTGCCGCCGCGCGCCGGGTGCTCGACATGGCGACCAGCCGCTACGAAGGCGGCGCATCGACGTACCTCGATGTGATCACCGCGCAGCAGTCGCTGCTGACCGTCGAGCGGCAGGCTGCGCAACTGCAAGGCCAGCGCTTGCTGACCTCTGTGTTTCTCGTGAAGGCGCTCGGCGGCGACTGGGACGCGCCGGCCTGA
- a CDS encoding DUF2000 domain-containing protein, protein MNDSVLAPSPAVPERCVIVVDNALPAGLAANAAAVVALTVGQRHPGLVGAPLLDASGGVHPGLIPIGIAVLGASQEELAAVRHKAMATTECDVVDFPVQGQQTTNYAAFGDAVAAVPGEALRYVAVALVGERKPLGKVVSKLGLLG, encoded by the coding sequence ATGAACGACTCTGTACTTGCCCCTTCGCCCGCAGTGCCCGAACGCTGCGTGATCGTCGTCGACAACGCACTGCCCGCCGGGCTCGCCGCCAACGCTGCAGCCGTGGTGGCGCTCACCGTGGGCCAGCGCCATCCGGGGCTTGTCGGCGCGCCGCTGCTCGATGCGTCGGGCGGCGTGCATCCGGGCTTGATCCCCATCGGCATCGCCGTGCTCGGCGCGAGCCAGGAGGAACTGGCCGCGGTGCGCCACAAGGCCATGGCGACCACCGAATGCGACGTGGTCGACTTTCCGGTGCAGGGCCAGCAGACCACCAACTACGCAGCCTTCGGCGACGCCGTGGCTGCGGTGCCTGGGGAGGCGCTCCGCTACGTTGCGGTGGCGCTCGTCGGCGAGCGCAAGCCGCTGGGCAAGGTGGTGTCGAAGCTCGGATTACTTGGCTAG
- the gnd gene encoding decarboxylating NADP(+)-dependent phosphogluconate dehydrogenase yields the protein MSKKSDFGLIGLAVMGQNLVLNVESRGFQVSVYNRTEATTEAFIADNPGKKLVGAKTLEEFVQSLAKPRKIQIMVKAGAPVDQVIKQLIPLLEKDDIVIDGGNSLYTDTERRDAYLSSKGLRFIGAGVSGGEEGARKGPSIMPGGPLSTWEVMKPIFESIAAKVDGEPCVIHIGPGGAGHYVKMVHNGIEYGDMQLICEAYSLFKAAGFTTEEMAAIFNEWNDGELQSYLIQITAKALEQKDPETGKPIVDLILDKAGQKGTGQWTLINAAENAVVISTINAAVEARVLSSQKKARVAASKVLQGPKVELSLEKKALVAKVHDALYASKVISYTQGFDLIKTMGDKKEWKLDLGGIASIWRGGCIIRARFLNRITDAFRTDPALANLMLDPFFKDLLNRTQQNWREVVALAVSNGIPVPAFSASLAYYDSYRTERLPANLLQAQRDFFGAHTYERTDKPEGQFFHTDWPEVIG from the coding sequence ATGAGCAAGAAAAGCGATTTCGGACTGATCGGCCTGGCCGTCATGGGCCAGAACCTGGTGCTGAACGTGGAGAGCCGCGGCTTCCAGGTCAGCGTCTACAACCGCACCGAGGCCACGACCGAAGCCTTCATCGCCGACAACCCGGGCAAGAAGCTGGTCGGCGCGAAGACGCTCGAAGAGTTCGTCCAGAGCCTCGCCAAACCCCGCAAGATCCAGATCATGGTCAAGGCCGGCGCGCCGGTGGACCAGGTGATCAAACAACTCATTCCGCTGCTGGAGAAGGACGACATCGTCATCGACGGCGGCAACAGCCTCTACACCGACACCGAGCGACGCGACGCGTACCTGAGCAGCAAGGGCCTGCGCTTCATCGGCGCGGGCGTCTCGGGCGGCGAGGAAGGCGCGCGCAAGGGGCCCTCGATCATGCCGGGCGGCCCGCTTTCCACCTGGGAGGTGATGAAGCCGATCTTCGAGAGCATCGCGGCCAAGGTGGACGGCGAGCCTTGCGTCATTCACATCGGCCCGGGCGGCGCGGGCCACTACGTGAAGATGGTGCACAACGGCATCGAGTACGGCGACATGCAGCTCATCTGCGAGGCCTACAGCCTGTTCAAGGCGGCAGGCTTCACGACCGAAGAGATGGCCGCCATCTTCAACGAGTGGAACGACGGCGAGCTGCAGAGCTACCTCATCCAGATCACCGCCAAGGCGCTGGAGCAGAAGGACCCCGAAACGGGCAAGCCCATCGTCGACCTGATCCTCGACAAGGCCGGCCAGAAGGGCACGGGCCAGTGGACGCTCATCAACGCGGCAGAGAACGCGGTGGTGATCAGCACCATCAACGCCGCCGTCGAGGCGCGTGTGCTCTCGTCGCAGAAGAAGGCGCGCGTGGCCGCCAGCAAGGTGCTGCAGGGGCCGAAGGTCGAACTCTCTCTTGAGAAGAAGGCGCTGGTGGCCAAGGTGCACGACGCGCTCTATGCGTCGAAGGTCATCAGCTACACGCAGGGCTTCGACCTCATCAAGACGATGGGCGACAAGAAGGAATGGAAGCTCGACCTGGGCGGCATCGCGTCGATCTGGCGCGGCGGCTGCATCATCCGCGCGCGCTTTTTGAACCGCATCACCGACGCCTTCCGCACCGACCCGGCGCTGGCCAACCTGATGCTCGATCCGTTCTTCAAGGACCTGCTGAACCGCACGCAGCAGAACTGGCGCGAAGTGGTGGCGCTGGCGGTGAGCAACGGCATTCCGGTGCCGGCGTTCAGCGCCTCGCTCGCCTACTACGACAGCTACCGCACCGAGCGGCTGCCGGCGAACCTCTTGCAGGCGCAGCGCGACTTCTTCGGCGCGCACACCTACGAGCGCACCGACAAGCCCGAAGGCCAGTTCTTCCACACCGACTGGCCCGAAGTCATCGGCTGA
- a CDS encoding helix-turn-helix domain-containing protein has translation MTPAATAAASAPVAIHAWSTDAVPPSQRLDYWIGAVCEGFLEMDVTSTEAGAFGATLESAPLGSIGVNRVRGTAQDVYRTRRAIAHSRSNYYYLLCKTDSPWVAVQEERSARMLPGDVVLVDSRRCYAFHFLQSADTLSLELPTAWVESWLPDAGDLVARRIDGRSGWGGVLSAFAQQLTPEAAAKPPLMPALLTDQLGGLLSLAFGQQTPGATVASDQGGRAALRRRVLDAVRERHAEPGLTAAGVARELGISERSLHRCLAEGTTTFATALTGFRMQVAQRMLADARFDRLSIAEIGFRVGLCDASHFVRQCRRHLGRTPGELRRLRA, from the coding sequence ATGACCCCCGCCGCCACCGCCGCTGCTTCCGCACCCGTCGCCATCCACGCCTGGTCGACCGACGCCGTGCCGCCGTCGCAGCGGCTGGACTACTGGATCGGCGCCGTCTGCGAGGGCTTTCTCGAAATGGACGTGACCAGCACCGAGGCCGGCGCGTTCGGCGCGACGCTCGAATCCGCGCCGCTCGGTTCCATCGGCGTGAACCGGGTGCGCGGCACCGCGCAGGACGTCTACCGCACGCGCCGCGCCATCGCCCACAGCCGCAGCAACTATTACTACCTGCTCTGCAAGACCGATTCGCCGTGGGTGGCCGTGCAGGAAGAGCGCTCCGCCCGCATGCTGCCGGGCGACGTGGTGCTGGTGGACTCGCGGCGTTGCTATGCGTTTCACTTCCTGCAATCGGCCGACACCCTTTCGTTGGAGTTGCCGACCGCCTGGGTCGAGTCGTGGCTGCCCGATGCCGGCGACCTCGTGGCGCGCCGCATCGACGGGCGCAGTGGCTGGGGCGGCGTGCTCAGCGCCTTCGCCCAGCAACTGACGCCCGAGGCGGCCGCGAAGCCGCCGCTGATGCCGGCGTTGCTGACCGACCAGTTGGGTGGCCTGCTCTCGTTGGCGTTCGGGCAGCAGACGCCGGGGGCGACAGTGGCGTCTGACCAGGGCGGCCGCGCGGCCCTGCGCCGGCGCGTGCTCGACGCGGTCCGCGAGCGCCATGCCGAGCCGGGCCTCACGGCCGCGGGCGTGGCGCGCGAGCTGGGCATTTCGGAGCGCAGCCTGCACCGCTGCCTGGCCGAGGGCACCACCACCTTCGCGACCGCGCTCACGGGCTTTCGCATGCAGGTGGCGCAGCGCATGCTGGCCGATGCACGCTTCGACCGGTTGAGCATCGCGGAGATCGGGTTCCGTGTCGGGCTCTGCGATGCCTCGCATTTCGTGCGGCAGTGCCGGAGGCACCTGGGGCGCACGCCGGGGGAGTTGCGGCGCCTTCGTGCCTGA
- a CDS encoding GNAT family N-acetyltransferase, with amino-acid sequence MPAVGYPSHLIEDWHLADGTHVRIRPIHADDLPMHTAFVAGLSNETGYHRLLSPRKPQPDELWRMTHIDYDRELALIATTMVDGAEQQMGVVRYVRGDTPDTAHVAEFAVVIGDAWQHRGVAMKLMRKLIDAAAEAGVKQLADITLYDNVGMLALARKLGFKVQRDPGNPNVTRLRLALDAPARS; translated from the coding sequence ATGCCCGCCGTCGGCTACCCCAGTCACCTCATCGAGGACTGGCACCTCGCCGACGGCACGCACGTTCGCATCCGCCCGATCCACGCCGACGACCTGCCGATGCACACGGCGTTCGTCGCGGGTTTGTCGAACGAAACCGGCTATCACCGTCTCCTCTCGCCGCGCAAGCCCCAGCCCGACGAGCTCTGGCGCATGACCCACATCGACTACGACCGCGAGCTCGCGCTCATCGCGACCACCATGGTCGATGGCGCGGAGCAGCAGATGGGCGTGGTGCGCTATGTGCGCGGCGACACTCCCGATACAGCGCACGTCGCCGAATTCGCCGTCGTGATCGGCGATGCCTGGCAGCACCGCGGCGTTGCCATGAAGCTGATGCGCAAGCTGATCGACGCAGCCGCCGAAGCTGGCGTGAAGCAGCTGGCGGACATCACGCTCTACGACAACGTCGGCATGCTGGCGCTCGCGCGCAAGCTGGGGTTCAAGGTGCAGCGCGACCCGGGCAATCCGAACGTCACGCGGCTGCGGCTGGCGCTCGATGCGCCCGCGCGCTCCTAG
- a CDS encoding efflux RND transporter permease subunit, which produces MSMVQLALRRPYTFIVMAMLIVLATPFVLARMATDIFPEINIPVVSVIWNYTGLPAQEMGQRISGQVERGLTTTVSDIEHIESQSLAGVSIIKVFFQPTANIEMAISQVVASMQAQVRQLPPGITPPLVIKYSASSVPVIQLALSSPTRSENSLFDATVNQLRPQLITVPGAAIPFPYGGKNRLISVDLDTQAMQARGLAPSDVVNAINTQNLILPSGTAKFGATEYGVRMNGSPDAIAGLNDLPIRTVNGATVYVRDVAYVRDGFSPQTNIVRQDGVRGVLLSVLKNGGASTLDIVANIRAMLPIATQSMPQDIKVTPLFDQSVFVKAAVKGVVFEAILAAALTAAMVLLFLGNWRSTLIIGLTIPLSILASILVLYSLGETLNLMTLGGLALSVGILVDQAIVTIENIERHLHMGTPLREAIEVGAGEIGSAAFVSTLCICIVFVPMFFLSGVARFLFVPLAEAVVFAMLASYLLSRTLVPTLVMLLMGGVHAQPVEGKKPSALQRVYQSFDRRFERVRRAYTLLLSVVLSKRGGFIGLFLGFCLLSCLLYPVLGRDFFPTVDAGQIRLHVRAPTGTRIEETARLTDRVEVAIRELVPADQLETILDNLGIPNSGINLSYSNAGTIGTFDAELLLSLKDGHRPTEEFVTLLRAELPKRFPGIEFFFQPADIVTQILNFGLPAAIDVQFSGADIAGNAARAAELTKAIKQIPGAVDAHVHQRLDGPSLNLQMDRTRLQQYGLTAANVGQNVLIALSGSSQTAPAFWLNPVNGVVYSIAVQTPQYNIDSLDSLLNIPVGTGGTAAASGASQQLLGNLVDAQAARQPAVMSRYNIAPVIDVYVSVQGTDLASVASKVQVLVDEMRPKLSRGSQVTIRGQVQTMQSSFIGLGVGLAMAIVLVYLLIVVTFQSWLDAAIIITALPAALAGIAWMLFITGTTLSVPALTGAIMTMGVATANSILLVSFARERLQAGIPPLSAALEGGATRIRPVLMTALAMIIGMIPMALGLGEGAEQNAPLGRAVIGGLLFATVSTLFFVPAVFAGVHSRLAHRKAAREEAGHSGHTPAGAAPQEN; this is translated from the coding sequence CTGTCCATGGTCCAGCTCGCGTTGCGTCGCCCTTACACCTTCATCGTCATGGCGATGCTGATCGTGCTGGCCACGCCTTTTGTCCTGGCACGCATGGCCACCGACATCTTTCCGGAGATCAACATCCCGGTGGTCAGCGTCATCTGGAACTACACGGGCCTGCCGGCCCAGGAGATGGGCCAGCGCATATCGGGCCAGGTCGAGCGAGGGCTCACCACCACGGTGAGCGACATCGAGCACATCGAATCGCAGTCGCTCGCGGGCGTGTCGATCATCAAGGTGTTCTTCCAGCCCACGGCCAACATCGAGATGGCGATCTCGCAGGTGGTGGCCTCCATGCAGGCGCAGGTGCGGCAGCTGCCGCCGGGCATCACGCCACCGCTGGTCATCAAGTATTCGGCCTCCAGCGTACCGGTGATCCAGCTGGCGCTCTCCAGCCCCACCCGGTCTGAAAACTCGCTCTTCGACGCCACCGTCAACCAGTTGCGCCCGCAGCTCATCACGGTGCCGGGCGCGGCCATTCCCTTTCCCTACGGCGGCAAGAACCGGCTGATCTCTGTCGACCTGGACACCCAGGCGATGCAGGCACGCGGCCTCGCGCCGTCGGACGTTGTGAACGCGATCAACACGCAGAACCTGATCCTGCCCTCGGGCACCGCCAAGTTCGGCGCCACTGAGTACGGCGTGCGCATGAACGGCTCGCCCGATGCCATCGCGGGACTCAACGACCTGCCGATCCGCACCGTGAACGGCGCCACCGTCTACGTGCGCGACGTGGCCTACGTGCGCGACGGCTTCTCGCCGCAGACCAACATCGTGCGCCAGGACGGCGTGCGCGGCGTGCTGCTGTCGGTGCTCAAGAACGGCGGCGCCTCCACGCTGGACATCGTGGCGAACATCCGCGCCATGCTGCCGATCGCCACGCAGTCGATGCCGCAGGACATCAAGGTCACGCCGCTCTTCGACCAGTCGGTGTTCGTGAAGGCGGCCGTCAAGGGCGTGGTGTTCGAGGCCATCCTGGCGGCCGCGCTCACGGCGGCGATGGTGCTGCTGTTCCTTGGCAACTGGCGCAGCACGCTCATCATCGGCCTCACGATTCCGCTGTCGATCCTGGCTTCGATCCTGGTGCTGTATTCGCTCGGCGAAACGCTCAACCTCATGACGCTGGGGGGCCTCGCGCTCTCGGTGGGCATATTGGTGGACCAGGCGATCGTGACCATCGAGAACATCGAGCGCCACCTGCACATGGGCACGCCGCTGCGGGAAGCCATCGAGGTCGGCGCCGGGGAGATCGGCAGCGCCGCCTTCGTTTCCACGCTGTGCATCTGCATCGTGTTCGTGCCGATGTTCTTTCTCTCGGGCGTGGCGCGCTTTTTGTTCGTGCCGCTGGCCGAGGCGGTGGTATTCGCGATGCTGGCTTCGTACCTGCTCTCGCGCACGCTGGTGCCGACGCTGGTGATGCTGCTGATGGGCGGCGTGCATGCGCAGCCGGTCGAGGGCAAGAAGCCGAGCGCACTGCAGCGCGTCTATCAGAGCTTCGATCGCCGCTTCGAACGCGTGCGCCGCGCCTACACGCTGCTGCTGTCGGTGGTGCTCTCCAAGCGCGGCGGTTTCATCGGTCTCTTCCTCGGCTTCTGCCTGCTCTCTTGTCTGCTGTACCCGGTGCTGGGCCGCGACTTCTTCCCGACCGTGGACGCCGGCCAGATCCGCCTGCACGTGCGTGCCCCCACTGGCACCCGCATCGAGGAAACAGCGCGCCTGACCGATCGCGTCGAAGTCGCCATCCGCGAGCTGGTGCCGGCCGACCAGCTCGAGACCATCCTGGACAACCTGGGCATTCCCAACAGCGGCATCAACCTCTCGTACAGCAACGCCGGCACCATCGGCACCTTCGACGCCGAACTGCTGCTATCGCTGAAGGACGGCCACCGGCCCACCGAGGAGTTCGTCACGCTGCTGCGCGCGGAGTTGCCCAAGCGATTTCCGGGCATCGAGTTCTTCTTCCAGCCCGCGGACATCGTCACGCAGATCCTGAACTTCGGCCTGCCCGCGGCCATCGACGTGCAGTTCAGCGGCGCCGACATCGCGGGCAACGCGGCGCGCGCGGCCGAGCTCACGAAAGCGATCAAGCAGATTCCGGGCGCGGTCGATGCACATGTGCATCAGCGGCTCGACGGCCCCAGCCTCAACCTGCAGATGGACCGCACGCGGCTGCAGCAGTACGGGCTCACGGCCGCCAACGTAGGGCAGAACGTACTGATCGCGCTCTCGGGCAGTTCGCAGACGGCGCCTGCCTTCTGGCTCAATCCGGTGAACGGCGTGGTCTACAGCATCGCGGTGCAGACGCCGCAATACAACATCGACTCGCTCGATTCGCTGCTCAACATTCCGGTGGGCACGGGCGGTACAGCGGCCGCAAGCGGCGCCTCGCAGCAGCTCCTCGGTAACCTGGTCGATGCGCAGGCGGCGCGCCAGCCGGCCGTGATGTCGCGCTACAACATCGCGCCGGTCATCGACGTCTACGTGAGCGTGCAGGGCACCGACCTTGCGAGCGTCGCCTCCAAGGTGCAGGTGCTGGTCGACGAGATGCGGCCCAAGCTCTCGCGCGGCAGCCAGGTCACCATCCGCGGGCAGGTGCAGACGATGCAGTCGTCGTTCATCGGCCTGGGCGTGGGGCTCGCGATGGCGATCGTGCTGGTGTACCTGCTGATCGTGGTCACCTTCCAGTCATGGCTCGATGCGGCCATCATCATCACCGCCCTGCCAGCGGCGCTCGCGGGCATCGCGTGGATGCTCTTCATCACCGGCACCACGCTGAGCGTGCCCGCTCTCACGGGCGCGATCATGACCATGGGCGTGGCCACGGCCAACTCCATCCTGCTGGTGTCGTTCGCCCGCGAACGGCTGCAGGCCGGCATTCCGCCGCTCTCGGCGGCGCTCGAAGGCGGCGCCACCCGCATCCGCCCGGTGCTGATGACGGCGCTGGCGATGATCATCGGCATGATCCCCATGGCCCTCGGCCTGGGCGAAGGCGCCGAGCAGAACGCGCCGCTCGGCCGCGCGGTCATCGGTGGCCTGCTTTTTGCCACGGTGTCGACATTGTTTTTCGTGCCCGCCGTGTTCGCGGGGGTGCACAGTCGGCTTGCGCATCGCAAGGCGGCACGCGAAGAAGCCGGCCATTCGGGTCACACGCCAGCGGGCGCAGCGCCCCAGGAGAACTGA
- a CDS encoding TetR/AcrR family transcriptional regulator, giving the protein MPRDDIASAPRSARTEKSGRRIESLLAVAREVFAEKGFERATTLEIAQRLGVSEATVFTYFGSKRELCLEVIRRWYDQISGEVERELPQINGLRAQLAFVVRKHLVNLMGEGAGICALVLSEGRTADAAFGGVIADLKRRYTAPFMHALAAAREAGELREGVPLRLLRDMVFGSMEHVLWDYVVSGKKPDIEETASQLTDLLWSAFVPADASLHALSQFRAEVGHALRRLDAAVPSSPSSPSSPSSSPTPRKASS; this is encoded by the coding sequence ATGCCTCGAGACGACATCGCCAGTGCGCCGCGTTCCGCACGCACCGAGAAATCCGGCCGCCGCATCGAGAGCCTGCTCGCGGTAGCCAGGGAAGTCTTCGCCGAGAAGGGCTTCGAGCGCGCCACCACGCTGGAGATCGCCCAGCGCCTGGGCGTCTCCGAGGCCACCGTGTTCACCTACTTCGGCAGCAAGCGCGAGCTGTGCCTGGAGGTCATCCGCCGCTGGTACGACCAGATCTCCGGCGAGGTCGAGCGCGAGCTGCCGCAGATCAACGGCCTGCGCGCACAACTGGCCTTTGTCGTGCGCAAGCACCTGGTCAACCTGATGGGCGAGGGCGCCGGCATCTGCGCGCTGGTGCTGAGCGAAGGGCGCACGGCCGACGCGGCGTTCGGCGGCGTCATCGCCGACCTCAAGCGCCGCTACACCGCGCCGTTCATGCATGCGCTGGCCGCTGCACGCGAAGCCGGCGAGCTGCGCGAGGGCGTGCCGCTGCGGCTGCTGCGCGACATGGTCTTCGGCTCGATGGAGCACGTGCTCTGGGACTACGTCGTCTCCGGCAAGAAGCCCGACATCGAGGAGACCGCATCGCAGCTCACCGACCTGCTATGGAGCGCCTTCGTGCCCGCCGATGCGTCGCTGCATGCGCTCTCGCAGTTCCGCGCCGAGGTCGGCCATGCGCTGCGGCGGCTCGACGCGGCCGTCCCTTCGTCGCCGTCATCGCCTTCATCGCCTTCATCGTCTCCCACGCCTCGCAAGGCTTCTTCATGA
- a CDS encoding efflux RND transporter periplasmic adaptor subunit, which produces MTEQRHSALAIHPIAVEEGEGELLRRRQIVKRTRWLVVIVLVLLALGAARTVFVRIANARALEAGTSERAKLHVQTALPRTPTAGQTLALPGTLQGFVQSPISARASGYLKRWTKDIGSRVEKGELLAEIETPEIDQQLSQAVAARAQAASGLALAQSTAERWENLRKKDVVSQQDLDERRSAVAQATSNVAAADANVQRLKQTEGFKRIVAPFAGVITRRNVDVGDLIDAGAGGGAGRALFMLAQTDPLRVYINVPQAYAQLVKAGQPVVVTQAELRGQTFKGEVARTSGAIDATTRMMQVEVSLPNRDGALLPGAYVQVSLPLAAARTITVPANALLFRAEGTRIAVVDAQGRIGLRPVTLGRNYGENVEVIDGLGTNDRMVLNPSDSLAEGDVVTVAPDAPPADPKAPAKKEPA; this is translated from the coding sequence ATGACGGAGCAACGCCACTCGGCATTGGCCATCCACCCCATCGCCGTCGAAGAGGGCGAGGGCGAATTGCTGCGCCGCCGGCAGATCGTGAAGCGCACGCGCTGGCTCGTCGTGATCGTGCTCGTGCTGCTGGCGCTCGGTGCGGCGCGCACGGTGTTCGTGCGCATCGCCAACGCGCGTGCGCTCGAAGCGGGCACCTCGGAGCGCGCCAAGCTCCATGTGCAGACCGCCCTGCCGCGCACGCCCACCGCTGGCCAGACGCTGGCGCTGCCGGGCACGCTGCAGGGCTTCGTGCAGTCGCCGATCTCGGCGCGCGCGAGCGGGTACCTCAAGCGCTGGACCAAGGACATCGGCAGCCGCGTCGAAAAGGGCGAGCTGCTCGCGGAAATCGAAACGCCGGAAATCGACCAGCAGCTCTCGCAAGCCGTGGCCGCGCGCGCGCAGGCCGCCTCGGGCCTCGCGCTCGCGCAGAGCACGGCCGAGCGCTGGGAAAACCTGCGCAAGAAGGACGTGGTCTCGCAGCAGGACCTGGACGAGCGCCGCAGCGCCGTCGCGCAGGCCACCTCGAACGTGGCGGCCGCCGATGCCAACGTGCAGCGCCTGAAGCAGACCGAGGGCTTCAAGCGCATCGTCGCGCCGTTCGCGGGTGTCATCACGCGCCGCAACGTCGACGTGGGCGACCTGATCGATGCGGGCGCGGGCGGCGGCGCCGGGCGGGCGCTCTTCATGCTGGCGCAGACCGATCCGCTGCGCGTGTACATCAACGTGCCGCAGGCCTACGCGCAGCTCGTGAAGGCCGGCCAGCCGGTGGTGGTGACGCAGGCCGAGCTGCGGGGCCAGACGTTCAAGGGCGAAGTGGCGCGCACCTCCGGCGCCATCGACGCGACCACGCGGATGATGCAGGTCGAGGTGTCGCTGCCCAACCGCGACGGCGCGCTGCTGCCGGGCGCCTATGTGCAGGTGTCGCTGCCGCTGGCCGCGGCCCGCACGATCACGGTGCCGGCCAATGCGCTCTTGTTCCGCGCCGAGGGCACGCGCATCGCGGTGGTCGATGCGCAGGGCCGCATCGGCCTGCGCCCCGTGACGCTGGGCCGGAACTACGGCGAGAACGTCGAGGTGATCGACGGCCTCGGCACCAACGACCGGATGGTGCTCAACCCCTCCGACTCGCTGGCCGAAGGCGATGTGGTGACGGTGGCGCCCGACGCACCACCCGCGGACCCGAAGGCGCCCGCCAAGAAGGAACCGGCGTGA